In a genomic window of Salvelinus fontinalis isolate EN_2023a chromosome 7, ASM2944872v1, whole genome shotgun sequence:
- the LOC129859141 gene encoding alanine aminotransferase 2-like isoform X2 produces MTPQGLQKGVKKPFTEVIKANIGDAHAMGQKPITFFRQVIALCVYPDLLEDKKFPEDAKNRARRILQACGGGSLGAYSASSGIEVIRQDVAKYIEKRDGGIPSNPDNIYLSSGASDAIATMLKLLTSGEGKTRTGVMISIPQYPLYSAALAELAAVQISYYLDEDKCWSLDVNELRRAVKAAREHCNPRALCIINPGNPTGQVQSRQCIEDVIRFAAEEHLFLMADEVYQDNVYMEGCQFHSFKKVLFEMGSEYSSVVELASFHSTSKCYMGECGFRGGYMEVINMDPEVKLQLTKLVSVRLCPSIPGQALLDLVVNHPQPDEPSYATFIKERTANLHILSEKAKMTEQVLNTVPGIHCNPVQGAMYTFPRLTLPEKAINAAKEKEQAPDMFYCMKLLEETGICLVPGSGFGQRDGTYHFRMTILPATEKLKIVLEKIREFHKRFTEEFS; encoded by the exons ATGACACCTCAGGGACTACAAAAG GGAGTTAAGAAGCCCTTCACTGAGGTCATTAAAGCCAACATTGGTGACGCACATGCCATGGGCCAGAAACCAATCACATTTTTCAGACAG GTTATAGCGCTGTGCGTTTACCCGGATCTCTTAGAAGACAAAAAGTTTCCAGAGGACGCTAAAAACCGAGCACGGCGCATCCTTCAGGCCTGTGGAGGGGGTAGTTTAG GTGCATACAGTGCTAGTTCAGGCATTGAGGTCATACGACAAGATGTTGCTAAATACATTGAGAAGCGGGACGGTGGAATTCCCagtaaccctgacaacatctaccTCTCTTCTGGGGCCAGTGATGCCATAGCG ACCATGCTGAAGTTGTTGACGTCAGGCGAGGGGAAGACCCGTACAGGGGTGATGATCTCCATCCCTCAGtaccccctctactctgctgCTCTTGCTGAGCTGGCGGCTGTCCAGATCAGCTACTACCTGGATGAGGACAAGTGCTGGAGCCTGGACGTCAATGAGCTGAGGAGGGCTGTGAAGGCAGCCAGGGAGCACTGTAACCCCCGCGCCCTCTGTATTATCAACCCTGGCAACCCCACAG GTCAAGTCCAGAGCAGGCAGTGCATTGAAGATGTGATCCGATTCGCTGCTGAGGAGCACCTTTTCCTGATGGCTGATGAg GTTTACCAGGATAATGTGTACATGGAGGGTTGCCAGTTCCACTCCTTTAAGAAGGTTCTGTTTGAGATGGGATCTGAGTACTCCAGTGTTGTGGAGCTGGCCTCCTTCCATTCCACCTCCAAATGCTACATGGGAGA GTGTGGTTTCAGGGGAGGGTACATGGAGGTGATTAACATGGACCCTGAGGTAAAGTTGCAGCTGACTAAGCTGGTGTCTGTGCGGCTGTGCCCCTCCATCCCTGGGCAGGCCCTGCTGGACCTGGTAGTCAACCACCCCCAGCCTGACGAACCTTCCTACGCCACCTTCATCAAG GAGCGTACTGCCAACCTGCATATCCTGTCTGAGAAGGCCAAGATGACAGAGCAGGTCCTCAACACGGTCCCAGGGATCCACTGTAACCCTGTCCAGGGAGCCATGTACACCTTCCCCCGCCTCACACTGCCAGAAAAAGCCATCAACGCGGCCAAG gaaaaGGAACAGGCTCCAGACATGTTCTACTGTATGAAACTGCTGGAGGAGACGGGCATCTGTCTGGTCCCAGGGAGTGGCTTCGGACAGAGGGATGGAACCTACCACTTCAG GATGACCATCTTGCCTGCAACTGAAAAGCTGAAGATCGTTTTAGAAAAGATCAGGGAGTTTCATAAGCGGTTCACAGAGGAGTTCTCATAA
- the LOC129859141 gene encoding alanine aminotransferase 2-like isoform X1: MTENGLGHRERVLNVDTMNPNVKRIEYAVRGPIVQRAVQIEKELKEGVKKPFTEVIKANIGDAHAMGQKPITFFRQVIALCVYPDLLEDKKFPEDAKNRARRILQACGGGSLGAYSASSGIEVIRQDVAKYIEKRDGGIPSNPDNIYLSSGASDAIATMLKLLTSGEGKTRTGVMISIPQYPLYSAALAELAAVQISYYLDEDKCWSLDVNELRRAVKAAREHCNPRALCIINPGNPTGQVQSRQCIEDVIRFAAEEHLFLMADEVYQDNVYMEGCQFHSFKKVLFEMGSEYSSVVELASFHSTSKCYMGECGFRGGYMEVINMDPEVKLQLTKLVSVRLCPSIPGQALLDLVVNHPQPDEPSYATFIKERTANLHILSEKAKMTEQVLNTVPGIHCNPVQGAMYTFPRLTLPEKAINAAKEKEQAPDMFYCMKLLEETGICLVPGSGFGQRDGTYHFRMTILPATEKLKIVLEKIREFHKRFTEEFS; encoded by the exons ATGACTGAAAATGGACTTGGGCACCGGGAGAGGGTGCTTAACGTGGACACTATGAACCCGAATGTAAAGCGGATTGAGTATGCTGTCCGTGGTCCAATTGTGCAACGTGCAGTGCAGATTGAAAAAGAGCTCAAAGAG GGAGTTAAGAAGCCCTTCACTGAGGTCATTAAAGCCAACATTGGTGACGCACATGCCATGGGCCAGAAACCAATCACATTTTTCAGACAG GTTATAGCGCTGTGCGTTTACCCGGATCTCTTAGAAGACAAAAAGTTTCCAGAGGACGCTAAAAACCGAGCACGGCGCATCCTTCAGGCCTGTGGAGGGGGTAGTTTAG GTGCATACAGTGCTAGTTCAGGCATTGAGGTCATACGACAAGATGTTGCTAAATACATTGAGAAGCGGGACGGTGGAATTCCCagtaaccctgacaacatctaccTCTCTTCTGGGGCCAGTGATGCCATAGCG ACCATGCTGAAGTTGTTGACGTCAGGCGAGGGGAAGACCCGTACAGGGGTGATGATCTCCATCCCTCAGtaccccctctactctgctgCTCTTGCTGAGCTGGCGGCTGTCCAGATCAGCTACTACCTGGATGAGGACAAGTGCTGGAGCCTGGACGTCAATGAGCTGAGGAGGGCTGTGAAGGCAGCCAGGGAGCACTGTAACCCCCGCGCCCTCTGTATTATCAACCCTGGCAACCCCACAG GTCAAGTCCAGAGCAGGCAGTGCATTGAAGATGTGATCCGATTCGCTGCTGAGGAGCACCTTTTCCTGATGGCTGATGAg GTTTACCAGGATAATGTGTACATGGAGGGTTGCCAGTTCCACTCCTTTAAGAAGGTTCTGTTTGAGATGGGATCTGAGTACTCCAGTGTTGTGGAGCTGGCCTCCTTCCATTCCACCTCCAAATGCTACATGGGAGA GTGTGGTTTCAGGGGAGGGTACATGGAGGTGATTAACATGGACCCTGAGGTAAAGTTGCAGCTGACTAAGCTGGTGTCTGTGCGGCTGTGCCCCTCCATCCCTGGGCAGGCCCTGCTGGACCTGGTAGTCAACCACCCCCAGCCTGACGAACCTTCCTACGCCACCTTCATCAAG GAGCGTACTGCCAACCTGCATATCCTGTCTGAGAAGGCCAAGATGACAGAGCAGGTCCTCAACACGGTCCCAGGGATCCACTGTAACCCTGTCCAGGGAGCCATGTACACCTTCCCCCGCCTCACACTGCCAGAAAAAGCCATCAACGCGGCCAAG gaaaaGGAACAGGCTCCAGACATGTTCTACTGTATGAAACTGCTGGAGGAGACGGGCATCTGTCTGGTCCCAGGGAGTGGCTTCGGACAGAGGGATGGAACCTACCACTTCAG GATGACCATCTTGCCTGCAACTGAAAAGCTGAAGATCGTTTTAGAAAAGATCAGGGAGTTTCATAAGCGGTTCACAGAGGAGTTCTCATAA
- the LOC129859143 gene encoding ER membrane protein complex subunit 9-like, producing MGEVELSCLAYVKMYLHGCLFPRCSVNGLLLSSSPAGGAVCVTDCVPLLHSHLPLAPITQLGLTQVDVWCAQTQQRIVGYYQANACVSDNSPTPCALKIADKIAEQCNNAVLLMIDGGKMSPDYRVPPIVMYERKDTRWTLKDKHTIMLRQWEETREIANQLLDSGDHSLLVDFDSHLDDITRDWTNQKLNAKIAELASPANGNV from the exons ATGGGGGAGGTTGAGCTGTCCTGTCTGGCCTATGTGAAGATGTACCTGCACGGCTGTTTGTTTCCACGGTGTAGTGTCAATGGGCTGCTGTTGTCGTCCAGTCCAGCaggtggtgctgtgtgtgtgacagactgTGTGCCTCTGCTCCACTCTCACTTACCTTTGGCTCCCATCACCCAGCTGGGTCTCACACAG GTGGATGTATGGTGTGCACAGACACAGCAGAGGATTGTAGGATACTACCAAGCCAACGCCTGTGTGTCAGACAACAG CCCTACGCCATGTGCATTGAAGATTGCAGACAAGATTGCCGAGCAGTGTAACAATGCAGTTTTGTTAATG ATTGATGGTGGAAAGATGTCTCCTGACTACAGGGTGCCTCCCATAGTGATGTATGAGCGGAAAGACACCCGCTGGACCCTCAAAGACAAACATAC GATAATGTTGCGGCAGTGGGAGGAGACTCGGGAAATAGCCAATCAGCTGCTGGACTCTGGAGATCACTCATTATTAGTGGATTTTGACAGCCATTTGGACGACATAACTAGGGACTGGACAAATCAGAAACTCAATGCCAAAATAGCAGAGCTTGCCTCACCAGCCAATGGTAATGTCTGA